From Sphingomonas bisphenolicum, one genomic window encodes:
- a CDS encoding Lrp/AsnC family transcriptional regulator has protein sequence MIDLDAVDRRILDQLQSDATLSNAELADRVGSSAASCWRRVKALEAAGVLGPAVRLLNAVAIDRKVNVFCNIRVRSHAREVRAPFEAFVRERREIIECYSMSGDWDYLLRVVAADVEDYERFLMRVLLEHPAVGGASSHFALSLTKYTTALPV, from the coding sequence ATGATCGATCTGGACGCCGTCGATCGGCGCATTCTCGACCAGCTGCAATCGGACGCCACGCTCAGCAATGCGGAACTGGCCGATCGGGTCGGCAGTTCCGCCGCGTCCTGCTGGCGGCGGGTCAAGGCACTGGAGGCGGCGGGGGTGCTAGGCCCGGCGGTCCGATTGCTGAATGCCGTGGCGATCGACCGGAAGGTCAATGTCTTCTGCAACATCCGCGTGCGCAGCCATGCGCGCGAGGTGCGGGCGCCGTTCGAGGCGTTCGTGCGCGAGCGGCGGGAGATCATCGAATGCTATTCCATGTCGGGGGACTGGGATTATCTGCTGCGCGTGGTCGCGGCGGACGTCGAGGATTATGAGCGCTTCCTGATGCGCGTCCTGCTGGAACATCCCGCCGTCGGCGGCGCGTCGTCGCATTTCGCGCTGTCGCTCACCAAATATACGACCGCCTTGCCAGTATAA